From Butyricimonas paravirosa, one genomic window encodes:
- a CDS encoding YfhO family protein, with translation MKQLKLKAFYPHLFAIILLILIGFIYFYPTLQGKVVNQSDVSSFVGAAKETIDYRAANNGEEPLWTNSMFSGMPTTMISTYYKGNYLENIYEFLFVGPRPAADLILGFISFYFLMLAFGVNPWLSIVGALAFGLCSYNFQIIQVGHNAKMTAIALMPAVLAALVYAFRKNRWLGAVLFGITLSFEIMANHPQITFYLAFITIFYGIAQLYTAIKQKALPSFLKTTILLIVAAGLAGATNVNHLWPTWEYGKYTMRGGSELTLNQKNQTKGGLDKEYATAWSYGIDESLNLLIPNFKGGASAGALSKNSETYKFLKSAGAQNAEQMIKQMPLYWGPQAFTAGPMYMGAIAIFLFVLGLILIKGPMKWWIVGISLLALFLGWGRHFMALSSFFYDYVPLYNKFRVPSMMLVVLQVTIPLLGIYTLNKILNGCFERQVLVKSLKISLGITAGICALFALIPGLAGNFSAPIDTQAEWLQQYLPAERESLLRTDAFRSLAFILLAGAVIWAWVIQKLKVTQVAIIMGLLILADMWTVDKRYLNADHFVTQREFNSQYKLRPADNAILTDKDPNYRVLDLSVDVFNDSHTSYFHKTIGGYSAAKLQRYQDMIDYFIIPEIQNLGNALKQSPTLSSIEGSLSQQKALNMLNAKYIIIDPNSAPINNRFAYGNAWFVKDYELVDTPDDEIITLKQIDPKESAVINKEFQSIIQDKGFNFDENATIKLTSYAPNKLEYKTSATDEQLAIFSEVYYPKGWNVYVDGKPSELFRADYILRAMIVPAGEHVITFEYKPQSYFMGAKISAISSSILLLALLGCIVFYIIRYYKKKN, from the coding sequence ATGAAACAGCTAAAACTGAAAGCATTCTATCCCCATTTATTTGCAATTATATTATTGATCCTGATCGGTTTTATATATTTCTATCCCACGTTACAAGGAAAGGTTGTCAATCAATCGGATGTCTCTTCTTTCGTGGGTGCCGCCAAAGAAACGATAGATTACCGGGCCGCAAACAACGGGGAAGAACCGCTTTGGACAAATTCCATGTTCAGTGGAATGCCCACAACCATGATCAGTACCTATTACAAGGGAAACTATCTGGAAAATATTTACGAATTTCTATTCGTTGGTCCTCGGCCTGCAGCCGATTTAATCTTAGGTTTCATCAGTTTTTACTTTCTTATGCTGGCATTTGGGGTCAATCCTTGGTTGTCCATTGTTGGTGCTTTGGCATTTGGACTCTGCTCCTATAATTTCCAAATCATCCAAGTAGGGCATAATGCCAAAATGACCGCTATCGCCCTTATGCCCGCGGTTCTCGCTGCACTTGTCTATGCCTTTCGAAAGAACCGATGGCTGGGAGCCGTGCTGTTTGGCATCACACTCTCTTTCGAGATTATGGCCAATCACCCGCAAATCACATTCTATCTGGCATTTATTACGATATTCTACGGTATTGCTCAATTATACACGGCTATAAAACAAAAGGCTCTACCGTCATTCTTGAAAACAACCATATTGTTAATTGTTGCTGCCGGACTGGCCGGGGCTACGAACGTGAACCATTTATGGCCGACATGGGAATATGGTAAATATACCATGCGTGGTGGTTCGGAATTAACTTTAAATCAAAAGAACCAAACCAAAGGTGGTTTGGATAAAGAATACGCGACAGCATGGAGTTACGGGATAGATGAATCCCTGAATCTGCTGATCCCGAACTTTAAAGGAGGAGCCTCGGCCGGGGCATTAAGCAAAAACTCGGAGACTTACAAATTCTTAAAGAGCGCAGGAGCCCAGAATGCAGAGCAAATGATCAAGCAAATGCCTTTATACTGGGGTCCTCAAGCATTTACAGCCGGGCCGATGTACATGGGAGCTATCGCTATTTTCCTATTCGTACTAGGATTAATCTTGATAAAAGGCCCCATGAAATGGTGGATCGTGGGTATATCCCTGTTAGCCCTATTCTTGGGTTGGGGACGTCATTTCATGGCATTATCAAGTTTCTTCTATGATTATGTTCCTTTGTACAATAAATTCAGAGTACCTTCGATGATGCTGGTTGTACTGCAAGTGACCATCCCGTTATTAGGCATATACACGCTGAACAAAATTCTCAATGGCTGCTTTGAACGACAAGTTCTTGTTAAATCATTAAAAATATCTCTTGGTATTACAGCCGGAATTTGTGCTTTATTCGCCTTGATTCCCGGACTTGCCGGAAATTTCTCCGCCCCCATCGACACACAAGCCGAATGGTTACAACAATACTTACCCGCAGAACGAGAATCTTTACTCCGCACCGATGCTTTCCGCTCATTGGCATTTATATTATTGGCAGGAGCCGTTATCTGGGCATGGGTAATCCAAAAACTAAAAGTAACCCAAGTTGCTATAATCATGGGGTTACTGATTCTTGCAGATATGTGGACCGTGGATAAACGTTATTTAAATGCTGACCATTTCGTTACACAACGAGAATTTAATAGCCAATATAAGTTACGTCCTGCTGATAATGCTATTTTAACCGATAAAGATCCTAATTACCGGGTGTTGGATTTATCCGTAGACGTGTTTAACGATTCCCATACCAGTTATTTCCACAAAACAATCGGGGGTTACAGTGCCGCAAAATTACAACGCTATCAAGACATGATTGATTACTTTATCATTCCCGAAATACAGAATCTCGGGAACGCATTAAAGCAATCACCGACACTTTCTTCCATCGAGGGAAGCCTTTCCCAGCAAAAAGCACTAAACATGCTGAATGCGAAATACATTATCATTGATCCGAACTCGGCACCAATCAATAATCGTTTCGCATACGGGAACGCATGGTTTGTTAAAGATTACGAATTAGTTGACACTCCGGATGATGAAATTATCACGTTGAAACAAATCGATCCGAAAGAATCTGCCGTTATCAACAAAGAATTCCAATCTATTATCCAAGACAAGGGATTCAATTTCGACGAAAACGCAACTATTAAACTGACATCTTACGCCCCGAATAAATTAGAGTATAAAACTTCAGCTACCGATGAACAATTGGCCATTTTCAGCGAAGTATATTACCCGAAAGGCTGGAATGTTTACGTGGATGGTAAACCAAGTGAACTATTCCGGGCTGATTACATTTTACGGGCCATGATCGTTCCCGCCGGAGAACACGTGATCACGTTCGAGTATAAACCGCAATCCTATTTCATGGGAGCTAAAATATCAGCGATAAGTTCCAGCATATTACTACTTGCGTTATTAGGATGTATTGTATTTTATATTATTCGTTATTATAAGAAAAAAAATTAA
- a CDS encoding PCMD domain-containing protein, whose protein sequence is MRKYYWILLFAVGLLSSCEKVKDLSDDARIERFEITSYTPTTAELGEIYRDDKSIIIPVVPEDNLFPLTLQTVLETSSTTHKVLGNYVKGQDIVFNGGESTINFFLIAESGFVHPYSISLEAMDTGADILQFKFEGSEKMTITINPWSKIVNISVLDPGFPVTIKPTIRLSEDATFAGYTEGEELTFQSFEDIKEITVVSADGQTRRTWKIQFGALLQIPNSDFESWGKFGNDINLNEETIDPVPGYGKGWATANNYFVQGTRPVEHNGGYAAKMTTNEQNALIFGKLIAAGSIYTGCFKFDVGALNDPRSMTHFGIPHTVRIQSIEFDAKYEPGPQLKQAVKSGSKYSIEDREGVDVGQAFVEIIRWTGEGTFEYHGRPADGVEVLGRGEILFDGKETKYRNWAHYNIPVVYTNQTDIPTHIVIVFSSSKSGDIFLGAPGSTMEVDDVKLIY, encoded by the coding sequence ATGAGAAAATATTATTGGATTCTTTTATTTGCTGTGGGATTACTAAGCTCGTGCGAGAAAGTAAAAGACTTGAGTGATGATGCTAGAATTGAGCGTTTTGAAATCACATCATACACCCCGACGACAGCCGAACTAGGAGAAATCTATCGCGATGACAAGTCTATTATTATACCTGTCGTTCCGGAAGATAATTTATTTCCTTTAACACTCCAAACTGTTTTAGAGACAAGTTCAACAACCCATAAAGTTCTTGGTAATTACGTGAAAGGCCAAGATATTGTATTTAATGGAGGAGAATCTACTATCAACTTTTTCCTTATAGCAGAAAGTGGATTCGTTCATCCATATTCTATTAGTTTGGAAGCTATGGATACTGGAGCAGATATTCTACAATTCAAATTTGAAGGCTCAGAGAAAATGACTATTACAATCAATCCCTGGAGCAAAATAGTCAATATCTCCGTGTTAGATCCCGGTTTCCCGGTTACAATAAAACCTACAATCCGGTTATCAGAGGATGCTACTTTTGCAGGTTACACGGAAGGAGAAGAATTAACGTTTCAAAGTTTTGAGGATATAAAAGAGATCACGGTTGTCTCCGCTGACGGACAAACTCGTCGGACATGGAAGATTCAATTCGGAGCCCTTTTACAAATCCCCAATTCGGACTTTGAATCATGGGGAAAATTCGGAAACGATATTAATTTAAATGAAGAAACTATTGATCCCGTACCGGGATACGGAAAAGGTTGGGCAACTGCAAACAATTACTTCGTACAAGGAACTCGCCCTGTTGAACACAATGGAGGTTATGCAGCCAAGATGACGACAAATGAACAAAATGCTCTTATTTTCGGTAAGTTAATCGCAGCAGGAAGTATCTATACTGGGTGTTTCAAATTCGATGTTGGGGCACTTAATGACCCTCGATCCATGACTCACTTTGGAATCCCTCACACGGTGAGAATTCAATCTATCGAATTTGATGCCAAATATGAACCCGGTCCACAATTAAAACAAGCGGTTAAAAGTGGTTCAAAATACTCTATCGAAGATCGCGAAGGCGTGGATGTCGGACAAGCTTTTGTCGAAATTATTCGTTGGACTGGAGAAGGGACATTCGAATACCATGGAAGACCTGCAGATGGTGTTGAAGTTCTCGGAAGAGGAGAAATCCTTTTTGATGGAAAAGAAACGAAATACCGGAACTGGGCTCATTACAATATCCCGGTTGTATACACGAACCAAACCGATATTCCTACACACATTGTTATCGTGTTCAGTTCCAGCAAAAGCGGGGATATATTCTTAGGAGCTCCGGGTAGTACCATGGAAGTAGATGACGTCAAACTGATTTATTAA
- a CDS encoding outer membrane beta-barrel protein, giving the protein MKHYIIYTLIFLICGAFSVQGQEKVRKTDSVDYRFALGVQLGTDIGGAVPFPFKHIPETFNPYPKLNLSLGAKLSFPITSRWSLGTELTYKTITMNADARVENQRYQDKELVQYFSGSAEMHMDFTMLEIPVYTKYTLRNGKDRLLLGPYFAWVMKSSFVIDPEKGYIGTGGPDKVDSIMPDDMDDMDFDSSLDSWDLGILMGYERKLSTRFELGLRFSWGFKDIFKSNNQYFDYSMLHMRGTVVISYNLFDIKPPRFPKFSRK; this is encoded by the coding sequence ATGAAACATTACATCATATATACACTTATATTTCTAATCTGTGGAGCATTCTCCGTACAAGGACAAGAGAAGGTACGGAAAACAGATTCTGTCGATTATCGATTTGCATTAGGGGTTCAGTTGGGTACGGATATTGGTGGAGCCGTACCGTTCCCGTTCAAACATATACCCGAAACATTCAACCCTTATCCCAAATTGAATTTATCGTTAGGTGCTAAACTATCTTTTCCCATCACTTCCCGCTGGTCTCTAGGTACGGAACTCACGTATAAAACGATCACCATGAATGCTGATGCGAGGGTCGAAAATCAACGCTATCAAGACAAAGAACTTGTTCAATACTTCTCAGGATCGGCAGAAATGCACATGGATTTTACCATGCTTGAGATCCCCGTGTACACGAAATATACTCTACGTAACGGGAAAGACCGACTTCTATTAGGTCCCTATTTCGCTTGGGTAATGAAGAGTTCATTTGTAATCGATCCGGAGAAAGGATACATCGGAACCGGAGGTCCAGACAAAGTTGATTCAATCATGCCGGATGATATGGACGATATGGATTTTGACTCTTCCTTGGACTCTTGGGATCTGGGAATCTTAATGGGATATGAAAGAAAACTTTCAACCCGTTTCGAACTTGGACTTCGTTTCTCTTGGGGATTCAAAGATATATTCAAAAGCAATAATCAATATTTTGATTATAGTATGTTACACATGAGAGGTACCGTGGTTATCAGCTATAATCTATTTGATATTAAACCTCCTAGATTTCCTAAATTCAGTAGAAAATAA
- a CDS encoding glycosyltransferase: MKVFMLSNPAAIHTQRWVSALAKRGVEIMLYSFYPCEKVDYYRGIKHVQVKSFWQSRDSKGIKGFILVKLFIYYRALIKDIRNSIQIFHPDIVHAHYLSDNGLFGALAGFHPFVVSAWGTDVYDYPRRSWSRACVIKYILKKADRVLSTSHVMAGELARYTDKKQIPVTPFGVDMTLFKRFPKKHQETDGFVFGIVKTLEYGYGIDTLIDAFALLCKRRPDLNLCLRIVGEGSEREKLQLQAINWGLAEKIIFEGKVVHDHLPEVISSFDVFVALSRAESFGVAVVEAMAVGCPVVVSDAPGFTEIVKSGESGLIVERENPQQASEAMETLVNDETLRVTLAQNGEKRVRELYDWDKNVEDMIEIYQEIMEERNV, translated from the coding sequence ATGAAAGTGTTCATGTTATCAAATCCCGCCGCGATACATACTCAACGATGGGTAAGTGCGTTGGCTAAGCGGGGAGTGGAGATTATGTTATACAGTTTTTATCCTTGTGAAAAGGTTGACTATTATAGGGGGATTAAGCATGTACAGGTAAAATCGTTCTGGCAATCACGTGATAGTAAAGGGATCAAGGGTTTTATTTTAGTCAAATTATTTATTTATTACCGGGCGTTGATAAAAGACATCAGAAATTCCATTCAAATATTTCATCCGGATATCGTTCATGCTCACTATTTATCGGATAATGGTTTATTCGGGGCGTTGGCGGGTTTTCATCCTTTCGTCGTTTCGGCATGGGGAACAGATGTATATGACTATCCCCGGCGTTCATGGAGCAGGGCTTGTGTGATTAAATATATATTGAAAAAGGCGGATCGGGTTTTGTCTACAAGCCACGTGATGGCCGGAGAACTTGCAAGATATACGGATAAAAAACAAATCCCTGTTACCCCATTCGGAGTGGATATGACATTGTTCAAGAGATTTCCAAAAAAGCATCAAGAGACAGATGGATTCGTGTTTGGAATTGTGAAAACTTTGGAATATGGGTATGGGATAGATACGTTGATTGATGCTTTTGCTTTGTTGTGTAAACGGCGACCAGATCTGAACTTGTGTTTACGGATCGTGGGAGAGGGAAGTGAGAGAGAAAAATTACAGTTACAAGCAATAAATTGGGGGTTGGCAGAAAAAATCATATTTGAAGGAAAGGTCGTACATGATCATTTGCCGGAAGTCATCAGTTCTTTTGATGTATTCGTGGCGCTTTCCCGGGCAGAAAGTTTTGGGGTTGCTGTAGTGGAGGCAATGGCCGTGGGCTGTCCTGTTGTTGTATCAGATGCTCCGGGATTCACCGAAATCGTGAAATCGGGAGAGTCCGGCCTTATCGTTGAACGTGAGAATCCACAACAAGCATCAGAGGCCATGGAAACCCTGGTAAATGATGAAACATTACGGGTTACTTTGGCTCAAAATGGAGAAAAGAGGGTTCGGGAATTATATGATTGGGATAAGAATGTGGAAGATATGATAGAAATATATCAAGAAATCATGGAGGAAAGAAATGTTTAA